The Malus domestica chromosome 13, GDT2T_hap1 genome includes a window with the following:
- the LOC103430636 gene encoding lipid phosphate phosphatase 2-like, producing the protein MPEVQLGCHTVRSHGVKVVRIHMHDWLILLVLAGIDLGLNLIEPFHRFVGEDMMTDLKYPLKDNTVPFWAVPIIAVLLPLAVILVYYFIRKDVYDLHHAILGLLFSVFITAVLTDAIKDGVGRPRPDFFWRCFPDGKGGFDPTTKDVICTGIKSVIKEGHKSFPSGHTSWSFAGLGFLAWYLSGKVRVFDRRGHVAKLCIVILPLLTAALVAVSRVDDYWHHWQDVFAGGLIGITIASFCYLQFFPPPYDTDGWGPHAYFQMLAESQNREESSTNNANNLSVQPTELTSVYVEPQNGDELSRGNSGDRNAMLNGRENGRRHQSVGCL; encoded by the exons ATGCCAGAAGTTCAATTGGGTTGCCACACTGTAAGGTCCCATGGAGTTAAGGTGGTAAGGATTCATATGCATGATTGGCTGATTCTGTTGGTTCTCGCCGGGATTGATCTCGGTTTGAACTTGATAGAACCGTTTCACCGCTTTGTTGGGGAGGACATGATGACAGACCTGAAGTACCCCTTGAAAGACAATACAGTTCCCTTCTGGGCTGTTCCG ATAATTGCGGTATTGTTGCCGCTTGCTGTCATTCTTGTGTACTACTTCATCCGAAAGGATGTCTATGATCTGCACCATGCCATTTTGG GCCTTCTATTCTCTGTCTTCATAACCGCTGTTTTAACTGATGCGATCAAAGATGGTGTTGGTCGACCTCGTCCAGACTTCTTTTGGCGTTGTTTCCCTGATGGAAAAGGG GGATTTGATCCGACCACAAAGGATGTCATATGTACTGGAATCAAGAGTGTCATTAAGGAAGGACATAAAAGCTTCCCAAGCGGGCATACTTCAT GGTCCTTTGCAGGTCTTGGTTTCCTTGCATGGTACTTATCGGGAAAAGTTAGGGTGTTTGATCGTAGGGGACATGTTGCAAAGCTCTGTATTGTCATTTTACCACTACTTACTGCAGCGCTGGTGGCAGTTTCTCGAGTTGATGACTATTGGCATCATTGGCAAGATGTTTTTGCTGGCGGGCTTATAG GAATCACCATTGCTTCATTTTGTTACCTGCAATTCTTTCCACCTCCATACGACACAGATG GTTGGGGACCTCACGCATACTTCCAGATGCTGGCGGAGTCTCAAAATCGTGAGGAGTCCTCGACTAACAACGCCAACAATCTTAGTGTGCAGCCAACAGAGCTTACGAGTGTATACGTCGAACCTCAGAACGGTGATGAATTGTCAAGAGGCAATAGCGGAGACAGAAACGCCATGCTAAATGGAAGGGAAAACGGGAGAAGACACCAGAGTGTCGGGTGTTTGTAG
- the LOC103430634 gene encoding lipid phosphate phosphatase 2-like, producing MAWRNLGSLFNFRGILQGRTPEIELGRRYTIKSHGAALAKNHMYDWLILLLLAVTELILYIIYPFYRFVGKDMMEDLRYPMKANTVPVWAVPMYSVLLPVVIFLFFYMRRKDVHDLHHSILGLLFAVLITGVITDAIKNAVGRPRPDFFWRCFPDGKDVYDQLGGVVCHGKDSDIKEGHKSFPSGHSSWSFAGLGFLSLYLCGKIKAFDRKGHVAKLCIVLLPLLAASLVAISRVDDYWHHWQDVFAGGLLGLVVASFCYRQFFPSPYHDQGWGPYAYFSALEETRILSHLGVNPTNNAPSVQVTGARNVDEQHIQNSDAFTAFSGNRYTSIRLHEMESGGR from the exons ATGGCGTGGAGGAATCTGGGATCTCTTTTTAACTTCCGGGGTATCCTTCAG GGAAGAACCCCGGAGATCGAACTGGGAAGAAGGTACACGATTAAATCCCATGGAGCTGCACTTGCAAAGAACCACATGTACGATTGGCTTATACTGCTGCTCCTTGCAGTGACAGAGCTCATTTTGTACATCATTTATCCGTTCTACCGTTTCGTGGGGAAGGATATGATGGAAGACCTTAGATATCCCATGAAAGCGAACACGGTGCCTGTGTGGGCTGTCCCT ATGTACTCGGTTTTGTTGCCTGTTGTGATTTTCCTCTTTTTCTATATGCGTCGGAAAGATGTCCATGATCTGCACCATAGCATTCTAG GCCTCTTGTTCGCCGTGCTGATTACTGGTGTTATCACGGATGCAATAAAAAATGCTGTTGGCCGGCCTCGACCAGACTTCTTTTGGCGTTGCTTTCCCGATGGAAAAGAT GTTTATGATCAGCTTGGGGGTGTAGTGTGCCATGGTAAGGACAGTGACATAAAGGAAGGACATAAGAGTTTTCCAAGTGGTCACTCTTCAT GGTCCTTTGCAGGTTTAGGATTTCTCTCGTTGTACTTGTGCGGGAAGATTAAAGCATTTGATCGCAAAGGGCACGTTGCAAAGCTATGTATTGTCTTGCTTCCTCTGCTTGCTGCGTCTCTCGTTGCCATTTCAAGAGTAGATGACTATTGGCACCATTGGCAAGATGTGTTTGCTGGAGGTCTCTTAG GACTTGTTGTGGCTTCATTTTGTTACCGGCAATTCTTCCCTTCCCCTTATCATGATCAAG GATGGGGTCCTTATGCGTATTTCTCCGCTTTGGAGGAGACGCGTATCCTTTCACATCTGGGTGTTAATCCTACGAACAATGCACCGAGTGTGCAGGTGACGGGGGCTCGGAATGTGGACGAACAACACATACAGAATAGCGATGCATTTACAGCATTCTCTGGAAACCGATACACAAGCATTAGGCTGCATGAAATGGAATCAGGCGGAAGGTAG
- the LOC103414235 gene encoding RAF-like serine/threonine-protein kinase PRAF: MDPPPAAPPLQSHNLNYADSLDSSPRSRNTDSWDEPQPPTTRLRLMCSYGGHIVPRPHDKSLCYVGGDTRIVVVDRQTSLSDLSNRLSKTLLNGRPFTLKYQLPSEDLDSLISLTTDEDLDNMIDEYDRTANHSGASSKPSRLRLFLFPLKPESSQSMGPILDISANKSEDWFLNALNGASGMLNRGFSDSASVNCLLGLDDDSISGGAANNLESGSRDVEASVPANGKNAKQGGGVGGGNGQDVQSVPDSPMLENSSSFGSTSSSPSLANLPPIRVHVEDGGGGGGGGGIGVQDQKMGIEEQFAQMTVGGGVGQKQDDGAFAVLSSPPPMPTTIVASAAPLSTATNYLNRVVSDDERSDHGAPAGHRKPAPPQPQLQPLTLPPQSQQPKSSGVLDLPSPDSVSSDNSLSNAMSRPKPVIYQDPVVQIPSANARFPANLVDPKLNLSDPTTRIQMQQQVHDSGYVLQSQFDHQQQQLQQHHQQQAQQQHHQQEAQQQYHQQQAQQQHHQQQAQQQHQQQQAQQQHQQQQAQQAHQFIHAGTHYIQHHPGSVPIPAYYPVYPPQQQQQHHHHPQLDQQQQQQYQVYYMPARQPQPYATLPVQQSNISDSATPIPSSHSQTPPNPAISSSSTAYSQMRNAQIVKPEMAAPAGVYRTATTAAPPLVQVPSAQHQQQYVGYPTQIHHPSQSAVPSSGGNASYAYEYATDPSHAQMYYTQPLAPSMPSQYQTMTSAAARVLPEISAQLPTDNIKQQR, encoded by the exons ATGGACCCACCACCAGCGGCGCCCCCGCTGCAATCCCACAACCTCAACTACGCCGACTCCCTCGACTCTTCCCCTCGCTCCCGCAACACCGACTCATGGGACGAGCCTCAACCCCCCACCACCAGGCTCCGCCTTATGTGCAGCTACGGCGGCCACATCGTCCCCCGCCCCCACGACAAGTCGCTATGCTACGTCGGAGGCGACACCCGAATCGTCGTCGTCGACCGCCAGACCTCCCTCTCCGACCTCTCCAACCGCCTCTCCAAGACCCTCCTCAACGGCCGACCCTTCACCCTCAAGTACCAGCTCCCCAGCGAGGACCTCGACTCCTTAATCTCCCTCACCACCGACGAGGACCTCGACAACATGATCGACGAGTACGACCGCACGGCCAACCACAGCGGCGCTTCGTCCAAACCCTCGCGCCTCCGTCTCTTTCTCTTCCCCCTGAAGCCCGAGTCGTCGCAATCGATGGGGCCTATTCTCGATATTTCAGCCAATAAGTCCGAGGACTGGTTCTTGAACGCGCTCAATGGCGCGTCCGGTATGCTCAATCGGGGCTTCTCCGACTCCGCCTCCGTTAACTGCTTGCTGGGTCTCGACGACGATTCGATTTCCGGCGGTGCTGCCAATAATTTGGAATCCGGTTCGAGAGACGTGGAGGCTTCGGTTCCTGCGAATGGCAAGAATGCCAAACAGGGCGGGGGTGTCGGCGGTGGGAACGGGCAGGACGTTCAATCTGTCCCCGATTCGCCGATGCTTGAGAACTCCTCGTCGTTTGGGTCCACGTCATCGTCGCCATCGCTTGCGAACTTGCCACCGATTCGGGTCCACGTGGAAGATGGCGGCGGCGGTGGAGGTGGAGGCGGGATTGGAGTGCAGGATCAGAAGATGGGGATTGAAGAGCAGTTCGCTCAGATGACtgttggtggtggtgttggGCAGAAGCAAGACGACGGTGCCTTCGCGGTCCTTTCATCACCTCCTCCGATGCCCACTACCATCGTGGCATCCGCCGCGCCGCTGAGCACGGCCACCAATTACTTGAATCGCGTAGTTTCGGACGATGAGCGATCCGATCACGGCGCCCCAGCTGGGCATCGGAAACCAGCGCCACCGCAGCCTCAGCTTCAGCCACTGACTCTGCCTCCTCAGTCTCAGCAGCCCAAATCTAGTGGCGTTCTTGATTTGCCCTCCCCAGATTCAGTTTCAAG TGACAATAGTTTATCAAATGCCATGTCTCGCCCAAAACCTGTAATTTATCAAGACCCAGTAGTTCAAATCCCCTCTGCAAACGCCAGGTTTCCAGCAAACCTCGTTGATCCGAAATTAAATCTTTCCGATCCAACCACTCGGATTCAGATGCAACAACAGGTTCACGATTCTGGGTACGTTTTGCAATCGCAATTCGATCATCAACAGCAGCAGCTGCAGCAacaccaccaacaacaagcaCAACAACAACACCACCAACAAGAAGCACAACAGCAATACCACCAACAACAAGCACAACAGCAacaccaccaacaacaagcaCAACAGcaacaccaacaacaacaagcACAACAGcaacaccaacaacaacaagcACAGCAGGCACATCAATTTATACACGCTGGAACACATTACATCCAGCACCACCCAGGTTCGGTCCCCATTCCGGCGTACTACCCGGTGTATCCGCCCCAGCAGCAACAGCAACACCATCATCATCCCCAGCTtgatcagcagcagcagcagcaatacCAAGTTTATTACATGCCTGCCAGGCAACCACAACCTTACGCCACTTTGCCAGTTCAGCAATCGAATATCAGTGATTCTGCCACTCCTATTCCTTCAAGCCACTCCCAAACGCCTCCTAATCCTGCCATTTCCTCCTCATCCACGGCTTACAGCCAAATGAGGAATGCCCAAATTGTCAAACCCGAAATGGCTGCCCCAGCAGGGGTGTACAGAACGGCAACCACAGCAGCTCCACCTCTAGTTCAAGTCCCCTCTGCTCAGCATCAGCAGCAATATGTCGGCTACCCCACCCAAATTCACCATCCGTCCCAATCGGCCGTTCCTTCTTCTGGGGGTAATGCCAGTTATGCCTATGAATATGCTACTGATCCCTCTCATGCGCAGATGTACTACACACAACCTCTGGCGCCCTCAATGCCTTCTCAGTACCAAACTATGACATCTGCGGCCGCCAGGGTGCTGCCAGAAATCTCTGCTCAGCTTCCCACCGACAACATCAAGCAGCAGAGATGA
- the LOC114820342 gene encoding elongator complex protein 2-like, which yields MSSGDGGRGGSGVGVKGVFIGAGCNRIVNNVSWGACDLVAFGAQNAVAIFNPKTAQIWTTLPGHKAAVNCTQWLPSNKFAYRAKHLDRHYLLSGDAAGAIILWEYSVLEGKWRYVQQLPQLHKKGVTCITGIMVSQTEAIFASTSSDGTVYIWEVVFPSTCGGDCELLHLDSLSVGTKPMVALSLSELPGSTGHLVLAMGGLDNKIHLYSGERRGKFVKGCELKGHTDWIRSLDFALPMCTNGEASNVLLVSSSQDRGIRIWKMALKESLDSNQSAYQKKKVSLASYIEGPVLIAGTTSYQISLESLLIGHEDWVYSVEWQPPSNASSEGIAYCQPQSILSASMDKTMMIWKPEKTSGIWMNVVTVGELSHCALGFYGGHWSPNGDSILAHGYGGSFHLWKNVGTDYENWQPQKVPSGHFAAITDMAWGRSGQYLLSVSHDQTTRIFAPWQNEASPRDEESWHEIARPQVHGHDINCVAIIQGKGNHRFVSGADEKVARVFEAPLSFLKTLGHAISQTSNFADDLQVGVQILGANMSALGLSQKPIYVHAEQHTPDKNVNDGLDTLETIPDAVPVVLTEPPIEDQLAWHTLWPESHKLYGHGNELFALCSDHDGKLVASSCKAQSAAVAEIWLWQIGSWKAVGRLQSHTLTVTQLEFSHGDKFLLAVSRDRQFSVFSIDKAGTDEISYQLVAKQEAHKRIIWACSWNPHGYEFATGSRDKTVKIWTVENESSVKLLTTLPQFSSSVMALSWIGLDRKSNDGLLAVGMENGLIELWNLSVKRSDAGVAGAVASLVVRLDPLMCHVSAVNRLAWRNCKNEDSGSLQLASCGADQCVRVFEVNINRPYLSFFVDVKSFL from the exons ATGTCTAGCGGAGATGGTGGCAGAGGAGGGAGTGGGGTTGGAGTCAAGGGAGTGTTCATAGGAGCAGGCTGCAACAGAATCGTCAACAACGTCTCGTGGGGTGCTTGTGATTTAGTTGCTTTCGGTGCCCAAAACGCCGTCGCTATCTTTAATCCGaag ACTGCTCAAATTTGGACTACTCTTCCGGGTCACAAGGCTGCTGTGAATTGCACCCAGTGGCTCCCAAGTAACAAGTTTGCATATAGAG CTAAACACTTGGACCGGCATTATTTGCTCTCCGGAGATGCTGCTGGTGCAATTATTTTGTGGGAGTACTCTGTTCTTGAAGGAAAG TGGAGGTATGTGCAACAGCTACCTCAGTTGCACAAGAAGGGTGTCACATGCATTACTGGAATTATGGTTTCTCAAACTGAGGCAATCTTTGCCTCTACGTCTTCCGATGGTACCGTTTATATATGGGAGGTTGTTTTTCCATCAACTTGTGGAG GTGACTGTGAACTGTTGCATCTGGATTCTCTCTCCGTTGGTACAAAACCCATGGTAGCACTTTCGTTATCAGAGTTGCCTGGAAGTACTGGGCACTTAGTCCTGGCAATGGGAGGACTGGATAACAAAATTCACCTTTACAGCGGGGAGAGGAGAGGAAAG TTTGTTAAAGGGTGCGAGTTGAAAGGGCATACAGATTGGATCAGAAGTCTGGATTTCGCACTACCTATGTGCACCAATGGTGAGGCAAGCAATGTTCTACTTGTTAGTTCATCTCAAGACAGAGGCATACGCATATGGAAGATGGCTTTAAAGGAGTCTTTGGACAGCAACCAGAGTGCTtaccagaaaaaaaaagtgagctTAGCATCTTATATTGAAGGCCCTGTACTTATAGCCGGCACAACATCATATCAGATATCGTTGGAATCTCTTCTAATTGGACATGAAGATTGGGTGTATTCAGTGGAGTGGCAACCCCCATCAAATGCATCTTCCGAAGGGATTGCCTACTGTCAACCCCAAAGCATCTTATCTGCATCTATGGACAAGACAATGATGATTTGGAAACCTGAAAAGACATCTGGTATCTGGATGAATGTTGTTACTGTTGGAGAATTAAGTCATTGTGCTCTAGGGTTTTATGGTGGCCACTGGAGCCCTAATGGAGATTCAATATTAGCACATGGATATGGTGGATCTTTCCATCTTTGGAAAAATGTCGGCACTGACTATGAAAATTGGCAACCACAAAAGGTTCCATCTGGGCATTTTGCAGCAATAACAGATATGGCATGGGGAAGATCTGGTCAATACTTGCTGTCAGTCAGTCATGATCAGACAACTCGAATTTTTGCTCCTTGGCAAAATGAGGCGTCTCCTAGGGACGAGGAGTCTTGGCATGAAATTGCTCGCCCTCAAGTTCATGGTCATGATATTAACTGTGTGGCCATCATCCAAGGAAAAGGGAACCATCGATTTGTCAGCGGAGCTGATGAGAAAGTTGCCAGAGTGTTTGAAGCTCCTTTGTCTTTCTTGAAGACATTGGGTCATGCCATTTCACAAACGTCTAACTTTGCAGATGATCTCCAAGTTGGTGTTCAGATTTTAGGTGCAAATATGTCTGCTCTTGGGCTATCACAGAAACCTATTTATGTTCACG CTGAGCAGCATACCCCAGACAAGAATGTGAATGATGGCCTCGACACACTTGAAACCATTCCTGATGCAGTTCCAGTAGTGTTGACTGAACCTCCCATTGAAGATCAACTGGCATGGCATACACTATGGCCAGAGTCGCACAAACTTTACGGTCATGGGAATGAACTGTTTGCTTTGTGCAGTGATCATGACGGGAAGCTTGTTGCCTCTTCATGTAAG GCTCAATCAGCAGCGGTAGCAGAAATTTGGCTATGGCAAATTGGTTCATGGAAAGCAGTTGGTCGCTTGCAGTCTCATACTTTGACCGTGACACAATTGGAATTCTCTCATGGTGACAAATTCCTGTTGGCGGTATCAAGGGATCGCCAGTTCTCCGTATTTTCAATCGATAAAGCAG GCACCGATGAAATTAGTTACCAGCTCGTAGCTAAGCAGGAGGCACACAAAAGAATCATATGGGCATGCTCTTGGAATCCACATGGCTACGAATTTGCCACAGGCTCGAGGGACAAGACGGTGAAGATCTGGACGGTGGAAAATGAGTCTTCGGTGAAGCTGCTCACGACTCTTCCCCAGTTCAGTAGCAGCGTCATGGCCCTTTCTTGGATCGGTCTTGATCGCAAGAGCAACGATGGGCTCCTCGCAGTTGGAATGGAAAACGGACTCATTGAATTGTGGAATCTCTCCGTTAAAAGATCTGATGCTGGAGTAGCAGGCGCAGTTGCTTCCCTCGTCGTACGGCTTGATCCGTTGATGTGCCATGTCTCTGCTGTAAACCGTTTGGCATGGAGAAACTGCAAGAATGAAGATTCCGGTAGCTTGCAGCTCGCTTCTTGCGGGGCAGATCAATGTGTGAGAGTTTTCGAGGTTAACATTAACCGACCATATTTATCGTTTTTTGTAGATGTAAAATCATTCTTGTAA
- the LOC114820343 gene encoding uncharacterized protein: MAAIPYDIRCALLLNHHASSLSSPSSSTSSPSLSTIRSLSPTLLGSRASAARRVLSLSTSCWTTSFRLRAFSTDPGEAAAVKLPEKPSICTADELHYVSVPNSDWKLALWRYLPCPKAPQRKHPLLLLSGVGTNAIGYDLSPESSFARYMSRQGFETWVLEVRGAGLSVQESDRKEIQQSAHERSEEMEAVSESATDAAFPAASAPETPAQEEKNENSASKSAPDAAFPVASAPETPAREEKHENSSSKSATNGAFSAEKQSGASAPEVPAQGVISAFSGDVTNILTVGDESKSVTKLTENFTQLSERFSGILSEGQSTIMAAKLLDQISKLFAGSALSERINEISYKISGLLETRQNSAIASQIKDLSQRLVNIIEEGQRSVSPPLFDLQERFNSTLEDFQKQLELMVKYDWDFDHYLEEDVPAVMDYIMAESKPKDGKLLAVGHSMGGILLYAMLSRCGSEGRESQLAAVVTIASSLDYTSSKSTLKLLIPLADPAQALNVPAIPLGSLLAATYPLSTRPPYVFSWLNNLISAEDMMHPELLEKLVLNNFCTIPAKLLLQLTTAFRKGGLRDRSGAYLYKDHINKSSVPILALAGDQDLICPPEAVEETVKLIPQHLVTYKLFGQPGGPHYAHYDLVGGKLAVEQVHPCIVEFLCRHDST, encoded by the exons ATGGCGGCAATCCCGTACGACATTCGCTGCGCGCTTCTCCTGAATCATCACGCATCGTCGTTATCATCACCATCATCGTCCACGTCATCGCCGTCGTTATCCACCATTCGGTCCCTCAGCCCCACCCTTCTCGGCTCGCGCGCCTCCGCGGCGCGTCGAGTCCTCTCGCTGTCGACCTCGTGCTGGACGACGTCGTTCCGGCTCAGAGCCTTCTCCACCGACCCCGGAGAGGCCGCCGCCGTCAAACTTCCGGAGAAGCCGTCGATATGCACGGCCGATGAGCTCCACTACGTGTCCGTGCCGAACTCCGATTGGAAGCTCGCGCTATGGCGATACCTCCCGTGCCCCAAG GCGCCTCAGAGGAAACATCCATTGCTGCTTTTGTCAGGAGTGGGGACCAACGCCATTGGATATGATCTCTCTCCCGAG TCTTCGTTTGCGCGTTACATGTCTAGGCAAGGATTCGAGACCTGGGTTCTCGAAGTTCGTGGTGCTGGACTGAGCGTGCAAGAATCGGATCGCAAGGAAATTCAGCAATCTGCCCATGAAAGGTCTGAAGAGATGGAAGCTGTTTCTGAGAGTGCAACTGATGCAGCTTTTCCTGCTGCCTCAGCACCTGAGACTCCTGCTcaggaagaaaaaaatgaaaattcagCTTCTAAGAGTGCACCTGATGCAGCTTTTCCTGTTGCCTCGGCACCTGAGACTCCTGCTCGAGAAGAAAAACATGAGAATTCTTCTTCTAAGAGTGCCACTAATGGAGCATTTTCTGCAGAAAAGCAGTCTGGTGCCTCAGCACCTGAGGTTCCTGCTCAAGGAGTGATTTCAGCTTTCAGTGGAGACGTTACAAATATATTAACTGTAGGGGATGAATCAAAATCAGTGACAAAGTTGACAGAAAATTTTACGCAGCTGTCAGAAAGATTTTCTGGCATTCTCAGTGAAGGTCAATCGACGATCATGGCTGCTAAGTTGCTTGACCAAATTTCAAAACTGTTCGCTGGTTCTGCATTATCTGAGCGTATTAATGAGATAAGCTATAAGATTTCAGGCCTGTTAGAGACAAGACAAAACTCAGCTATTGCTAGCCAGATCAAGGACCTCAGTCAAAGGCTTGTAAATATCATTGAAGAGGGTCAGCGATCAGTTTCACCTCCATTGTTTGACTTGCAAGAGCGTTTTAATTCTACGCTGGAAGATTTCCAGAAACAACTTGAATTGATGGTGAAATATGATTGGGACTTTGACCATTACTTGGAAGAGGATGTACCTGCTGTG ATGGACTATATAATGGCAGAAAGTAAGCCAAAGGATGGGAAGTTGTTAGCTGTTGGACACTCGATGGGTGGTATATTGCTTTACGCAATGCTTTCACGATGCG GTTCTGAAGGAAGAGAGTCCCAATTAGCAGCTGTTGTAACAATAGCATCATCACTTGATTACACATCTTCAAAGTCAACTCTCAAACTGCTCATACCCCTT GCTGATCCCGCCCAGGCTCTCAATGTGCCAGCTATTCCTTTAGGAAGTCTACTGGCAGCAACTTATCCTCTCTCAACCCGTCCTCCTTATGTTTTCTCTTGGCTCAATAACTTGATTTCAGCAGAGGACATGATGCATCCGGAGTTGTTGGAAAAGCTTGTTTTGAATAACTTTT GCACCATACCCGCAAAACTTCTATTGCAGTTAACAACAGCTTTTCGGAAGGGTGGATTACGTGACAGGAGCGGTGCCTATTTGTACAAGGATCATATAAACAAAAGTAGTGTCCCTATTTTGGCACTTGCCGGAGACCAGGATCTAATTTGCCCACCTGAAGCGGTTGAAG AAACCGTGAAGCTGATTCCACAGCACCTGGTTACATATAAACTATTCGGACAACCGGGTGGTCCACACTACGCTCATTATGATTTGGTCGGAGGAAAATTG GCAGTGGAGCAGGTCCATCCATGTATAGTCGAATTTCTTTGTCGGCACGACTCAACTTGA
- the LOC114820577 gene encoding auxin-responsive protein IAA32, with translation MDPNALSFLVSPSTFQSAYYEAKENDGIIDLGLSLRALQPETYHPSAHLVSLEGYDDLIDWPQANLNLKNTSILNVRSVAEDCDEEAEGVQSKERRAYVKVNMDGLVIGRKVCIPDHSGYSSLAFQLEDMFGRQSGSGLRLFQDGSEFLLFYKDRDDNWRTVGDVPWKEFVECVTRMRIAKKNQAFLSPPLKFN, from the exons ATGGATCCAAATGCATTAAGCTTTCTGGTCAGTCCTTCAACCTTCCAGTCAGCTTACTACGAAGCCAAAGAGAATGATGGCATCATTGATCTTGGTCTTAGCCTCAGAGCTCTGCAGCCTGAAACTTACCATCCATCTGCACATT TGGTGAGCTTGGAGGGATATGATGATCTGATAGATTGGCCCCAGGCTAACCTGAACTTGAAGAACACTAGCATTCTAAACGTGAGAAGTGTCGCGGAAGATTGCGACGAAGAAGCAGAGGGAGTGCAAAGCAAGGAGAGGAGGGCTTATGTGAAGGTTAACATGGATGGGCTTGTTATTGGCAGGAAAGTCTGTATTCCTGATCACAGTGGTTACTCGAGTCTTGCATTTCAGCTGGAAGACATGTTTG GTAGACAATCTGGATCTGGGTTAAGGTTATTTCAGGATGGGTCCGAGTTTTTGCTTTTTTACAAGGACAGAGATGACAATTGGCGAACTGTCGGTGATGTTCCATGGAA GGAATTCGTAGAATGTGTGACGCGAATGAGGATTGCAAAAAAGAATCAAGCTTTTCTTT